One region of Streptomyces capillispiralis genomic DNA includes:
- the rplF gene encoding 50S ribosomal protein L6 has translation MSRIGKLPIAVPAGVDVTIDGRTVSVKGPKGTLTHTVVAPIEIAKGEDGVLNVTRPNDERQNKALHGLSRTLVANMITGVTQGYVKKLEISGVGYRVVAKGSNLEFSLGYSHPILVEAPEGITFKVEAPTRFSVEGIDKQKVGEVAANIRKLRKPDPYKAKGVKYEGEVIRRKVGKAGK, from the coding sequence ATGTCGCGCATCGGCAAGCTCCCCATCGCGGTTCCCGCCGGCGTGGACGTCACCATCGACGGCCGTACGGTTTCGGTCAAGGGCCCCAAGGGCACGCTGACCCACACCGTCGTGGCGCCGATCGAGATCGCCAAGGGTGAGGACGGCGTGCTGAACGTCACCCGCCCCAACGACGAGCGTCAGAACAAGGCCCTGCACGGCCTGTCCCGCACGCTGGTGGCGAACATGATCACCGGCGTGACCCAGGGTTACGTGAAGAAGCTCGAGATCAGCGGTGTCGGTTACCGCGTTGTCGCCAAGGGTTCGAACCTGGAGTTCTCCCTCGGTTACAGCCACCCGATCCTGGTCGAGGCGCCCGAGGGCATCACCTTCAAGGTCGAGGCCCCCACCCGCTTCTCGGTCGAGGGCATCGACAAGCAGAAGGTCGGCGAGGTTGCGGCCAACATCCGCAAGCTGCGCAAGCCCGACCCGTACAAGGCCAAGGGCGTCAAGTACGAGGGCGAAGTCATCCGCCGCAAGGTCGGAAAGGCGGGTAAGTAA
- the rpsE gene encoding 30S ribosomal protein S5, which translates to MAGPQRRGGGAGGGERRDRKGRDGGAAAAEKTAYVERVVAINRVAKVVKGGRRFSFTALVVVGDGDGTVGVGYGKAKEVPAAIAKGVEEAKKHFFKVPRIQGTIPHPIQGEKAAGVVLLKPASPGTGVIAGGPVRAVLECAGIHDVLSKSLGSDNAINIVHATVAALKGLQRPEEIAARRGLPLEDVAPAALLRARAGAGA; encoded by the coding sequence ATGGCTGGACCCCAGCGCCGCGGTGGCGGTGCCGGTGGCGGCGAGCGGCGGGACCGGAAGGGCCGTGACGGCGGCGCAGCTGCCGCCGAGAAGACCGCGTACGTTGAGCGCGTCGTCGCGATCAACCGCGTCGCCAAGGTTGTGAAGGGTGGTCGTCGCTTCAGCTTCACCGCGCTGGTCGTGGTGGGCGACGGTGACGGCACCGTGGGTGTCGGATACGGCAAGGCCAAGGAGGTGCCGGCCGCCATCGCCAAGGGTGTTGAGGAGGCCAAGAAGCACTTCTTCAAGGTCCCCCGCATCCAGGGCACCATCCCGCACCCCATCCAGGGTGAGAAGGCTGCCGGCGTCGTGCTGCTCAAGCCCGCGTCGCCCGGTACCGGTGTGATCGCCGGTGGTCCGGTGCGCGCCGTGCTCGAGTGCGCCGGTATCCACGACGTGCTGTCGAAGTCGCTCGGCTCCGACAACGCCATCAACATCGTGCACGCGACCGTGGCGGCCCTGAAGGGCCTGCAGCGTCCCGAGGAGATCGCGGCCCGCCGTGGTCTGCCGCTCGAGGACGTCGCCCCCGCGGCTCTGCTCCGTGCACGTGCCGGGGCGGGTGCGTAA
- the rplR gene encoding 50S ribosomal protein L18 has protein sequence MAYGQKILKGDAYKRAAIKRRHIRIRKRINGTAERPRLVVTRSNRHIVAQVIDDLKGHTLASASTLDASVRGGEGDKSAQAKQVGALVAERAKAAGVEAVVFDRGGNQYAGRIAALADAAREAGLKF, from the coding sequence ATGGCATACGGGCAGAAGATCCTCAAGGGCGACGCCTACAAGCGCGCCGCGATCAAGCGCCGTCACATCCGGATCCGCAAGCGGATCAACGGTACGGCGGAGCGTCCCCGTCTGGTCGTGACCCGCTCCAACCGCCACATCGTGGCGCAGGTGATCGACGACCTGAAGGGCCACACCCTGGCGTCTGCGTCCACCCTGGACGCGTCGGTCCGCGGTGGCGAGGGCGACAAGTCGGCACAGGCCAAGCAGGTCGGCGCCCTGGTCGCCGAGCGTGCCAAGGCCGCTGGTGTCGAGGCCGTCGTGTTCGACCGTGGTGGCAACCAGTACGCCGGGCGCATCGCCGCTCTGGCGGACGCCGCCCGCGAAGCCGGACTGAAGTTCTGA
- the rpmD gene encoding 50S ribosomal protein L30 codes for MAQLKITQVKSYIGSKQNHRDTLRSLGLKRVNDVVVKEDRPEFRGMVHTVRHLVTVEEVD; via the coding sequence ATGGCGCAGCTCAAGATTACGCAGGTCAAGTCCTACATCGGCAGCAAGCAGAACCACCGCGACACCCTGCGTTCGCTTGGCCTGAAGAGGGTCAACGACGTGGTCGTCAAGGAGGATCGTCCCGAGTTCCGCGGCATGGTGCACACCGTCCGCCACCTCGTGACGGTCGAGGAGGTCGACTGA